The Aureispira anguillae genome contains a region encoding:
- a CDS encoding TetR/AcrR family transcriptional regulator — MKSSVNPSKKTKSRILSTALRLFNELGLSQVTLRSIAKEMGISQGNLCYHFKKREAILEALYYQLVALMDEVVAKMATAPPSLKTAFLTSKEMMEQFYAYRFFMLDFVQIMRENEVIHKHYQQLSQLREQQFKGMFQLWIKEGLMRSEEFEGEYNNLLLRSNILGNFWLSSIIVTQALSIELVREYSKVVFQNIYPYLTSKGKLEFHTLNQLI, encoded by the coding sequence ATGAAATCATCCGTTAATCCTAGCAAAAAAACCAAATCTCGCATCTTAAGTACTGCTTTAAGGCTTTTTAATGAATTGGGCTTGTCTCAAGTTACTCTAAGATCAATTGCCAAAGAAATGGGAATCAGCCAAGGAAACCTTTGTTATCATTTTAAAAAAAGAGAAGCGATTTTAGAAGCTTTATACTATCAATTGGTGGCTCTAATGGATGAAGTGGTAGCAAAAATGGCAACTGCTCCTCCAAGCCTAAAAACTGCTTTTTTGACATCAAAAGAAATGATGGAACAATTTTATGCGTATCGTTTTTTTATGCTAGATTTTGTACAAATTATGCGAGAAAATGAAGTGATACATAAGCATTATCAACAATTGAGTCAGTTGCGAGAGCAGCAATTTAAGGGCATGTTCCAGCTATGGATAAAAGAAGGTTTGATGCGTTCAGAAGAATTTGAAGGAGAATACAATAACCTACTCTTGCGCTCCAATATTTTAGGTAATTTTTGGCTTTCTTCTATTATCGTAACACAGGCACTCAGCATAGAATTGGTAAGAGAATACAGTAAGGTTGTTTTCCAAAATATATATCCCTATCTAACCTCTAAAGGAAAACTAGAGTTTCATACCTTGAATCAATTGATTTAA
- a CDS encoding LamG-like jellyroll fold domain-containing protein, with protein sequence MNKLFHTTLILLSWIGLFSHYSNAQTIDWAGSIAASNHNIEPYAIAQDANQDIYVVGRFRETADFNMGAGTANLTSTGNYDAFIAKYDLNGNYIWAFNLGTTGTGKDTRAYDITVDALGNVIVVGEFKGAGVNFAPLGGVATSLTSSTAGSDPDGFAAKYNSAGQCIWAMQFGAGTLNNEIYGVATDPSNNIYIAGRLDDNDATNATAINVNPLGAAHSMNTNGADIVLIKYNANGLHLWDASIGSSGNLEYAYGVEVSGANLYLTGEFQGTAEFNPLGTSIQRTSLGSYDGFVAQYDAATGVCNWANRFGGTGSDEARKATVDAAGAVYLTGLFYNTVDFDPSGGTYNISSSGSSDIFVAKYTSSGTHAWAFPIGGASLDYGYDIDIDGTNLYVTGKFRGTADFDPSANTANLTSAGSATMDEAFIGKYTNNGVYVNAFSIEGAGHDRGYGIVVNNGSIHLTGYFEGMNVDFDPIGTATLNSASGTTYNDGFIAIYSDVVPTPEVAIIEWLANPTGIESEEEWVEIYNYGSAPINLKDWKLKDEDTDNATISAVDLFLSAGESLILARNKAKFEEHWLKGCANDKVVQVSMDLENDADELILEDNNGTIIWSIAYDDDETEGRATYYTELTYANTNYGSKAIPGVNRTGNDVTGSLGYQRNNTTVDVNAFANDIGDIGSPIYNNLMDYNRGNTVIVDGVDDYIDLGAQIALENQSEFTFEAWVKPLTIDANTERIFSKRLNNTNRIEISLGSGGTEATNQYLKISICNGTSESANASNLSVPVGEWTHIAVVFNGAATAGNRLKFYANGIAQTLSSDPVATTTPSGTGNAHLGKRSDNANKPSNVELDEVRLWNSARSEQLVRENMHLTLTGCETGLVAYYQLNETTGTVANDVLANNNATLMNGASRNSSPINVGNSAASISQTITGIATTGVHNFATAHLEINFTSKTGTEDITVTYEGFSPNTNRGTNGVAVYDNPTWTVNSSTTTGAYIGDLTFTFPTGTFSSTNPLQYRLYHRAMHASDDWKEIANAVLVTGNTITFPNIEVWGQFMVVQQSIDGISPVRGNMYTFDGIDDYIDVTTTASGLPQGNSARTIEAWIKTTVPTTGNYNNILSWGRRAANLRNSIGIRNGSFSFVGEGNDLEGTIVINDNQWHHVACVFDGVTLSLYVDGVLDIATSKTLNTTDQNLVIGTIALPASGEFWLGSLDEIRIWNAARTQTEIRENMHLTLNGGEANLLTYYQFNNDDPVGTVNGVKDALGSSNGRAINMTPAAYVASEIAVAGGLAQTLTIPATGPFLANYSKVGLSINFGATAANGDVVVTRLETEQPHGGSSITGQVDNEYFVVRNYGGNTTFTVLNSLSLLDIGYISPAEAAQPESASPLKLYKRPSNAYGATWGTALANANSANSGHNGTLVFDNSAAITSFSQLVFVNSNVDLPVELIQFEAERKNADEVILNWKTASETNNQGFQVERMLAHETTFKEIGWVNGQGNSIQTNFYQFLDENSTLETSYYRLKQLDFDGTFNYSQIRAVNGQSNGKYIDWKLYPNPVINTLNVSFKQLPQPTNSIVIQVLSTDGKCLYQSQEEVQSNQTLKIDAVKKLPAGTYMFSITMGDDELLLQKFIKQ encoded by the coding sequence ATGAACAAATTATTTCACACCACACTAATTTTATTAAGTTGGATCGGTTTATTTTCCCATTATTCGAATGCTCAAACCATAGATTGGGCAGGAAGTATTGCTGCTTCTAACCATAATATAGAACCTTATGCAATCGCTCAAGATGCCAATCAGGATATTTATGTAGTTGGGCGTTTTAGAGAAACGGCTGATTTTAATATGGGAGCAGGAACGGCTAACCTGACCTCAACAGGCAACTATGATGCTTTTATCGCTAAATATGACCTAAATGGCAATTACATCTGGGCATTTAATCTTGGAACGACTGGAACAGGAAAAGACACAAGGGCTTATGATATAACGGTAGATGCTTTAGGAAATGTTATTGTCGTAGGAGAGTTTAAAGGGGCAGGGGTTAATTTTGCGCCTTTAGGGGGAGTTGCAACGAGTTTAACGAGTAGTACAGCAGGAAGTGACCCTGATGGTTTTGCAGCAAAATACAATAGTGCTGGGCAATGTATTTGGGCGATGCAATTTGGTGCAGGAACCCTAAATAATGAAATTTATGGTGTAGCAACAGATCCTTCTAATAACATTTATATAGCAGGGCGATTAGATGATAATGACGCTACCAATGCTACTGCCATCAATGTAAATCCTCTAGGAGCGGCTCATTCAATGAATACGAATGGAGCAGATATCGTTTTAATCAAATACAATGCAAATGGATTGCATCTTTGGGATGCTAGCATAGGGAGTTCAGGGAATTTGGAATATGCTTATGGGGTAGAAGTTAGCGGTGCTAATTTGTACCTCACAGGAGAGTTTCAAGGAACCGCTGAATTTAACCCATTGGGAACTTCTATTCAAAGAACCTCCTTGGGGAGTTACGATGGTTTTGTTGCTCAATACGATGCCGCAACAGGGGTATGCAATTGGGCAAATCGATTTGGAGGAACAGGAAGTGATGAAGCAAGGAAGGCTACCGTAGATGCCGCAGGAGCTGTTTATCTTACAGGTTTGTTTTACAATACCGTAGATTTTGATCCAAGTGGGGGAACCTATAACATTAGTTCTAGTGGCAGTAGTGATATTTTTGTTGCCAAATACACTTCTTCAGGCACTCATGCTTGGGCTTTTCCTATAGGGGGAGCTAGTTTGGACTATGGTTACGATATTGACATAGATGGAACCAACCTCTATGTAACAGGCAAATTTAGAGGAACAGCGGATTTTGATCCAAGTGCAAATACGGCAAATCTTACAAGCGCAGGGAGCGCAACAATGGACGAAGCATTCATAGGAAAATATACCAATAATGGTGTTTATGTGAATGCTTTTTCAATTGAAGGGGCAGGGCATGATCGAGGTTATGGAATTGTTGTAAATAATGGCTCGATTCATCTAACAGGGTATTTTGAAGGTATGAATGTAGATTTTGATCCTATAGGGACTGCAACCTTAAATTCTGCTAGTGGTACGACTTATAATGATGGTTTTATTGCCATCTATTCCGATGTTGTACCAACACCAGAGGTGGCTATCATAGAGTGGTTAGCGAATCCTACAGGGATAGAATCCGAAGAGGAATGGGTCGAAATTTACAATTATGGTAGTGCACCAATTAATCTAAAAGATTGGAAACTGAAGGATGAAGATACGGATAATGCTACCATTTCTGCTGTTGATTTATTTCTTTCGGCAGGAGAGTCGCTTATTTTGGCTAGGAATAAGGCTAAATTTGAAGAACACTGGCTAAAAGGTTGCGCAAATGATAAAGTTGTTCAAGTAAGCATGGATTTGGAAAATGATGCAGATGAGTTGATCTTGGAAGATAATAATGGAACAATAATTTGGTCGATTGCTTATGATGATGATGAGACGGAGGGGCGAGCTACTTATTATACAGAGCTAACTTATGCCAATACAAACTATGGTTCTAAGGCTATTCCTGGAGTTAATAGAACAGGGAATGATGTAACGGGATCTTTGGGCTATCAACGAAATAATACGACAGTTGATGTCAACGCCTTTGCAAATGATATAGGAGATATAGGAAGTCCTATTTATAATAACTTGATGGATTATAATCGTGGAAATACAGTCATTGTAGATGGAGTAGACGATTATATTGACTTGGGGGCGCAAATTGCTCTAGAAAACCAATCCGAGTTTACCTTTGAGGCATGGGTCAAACCACTTACAATTGATGCCAATACTGAACGAATATTTTCTAAACGACTCAATAATACCAATCGGATTGAAATTTCATTAGGAAGTGGAGGTACAGAGGCCACCAATCAATATCTAAAAATTAGTATTTGCAATGGGACTAGTGAGTCGGCTAATGCTTCTAACTTATCTGTTCCTGTTGGAGAATGGACACATATTGCGGTTGTTTTTAATGGAGCAGCTACGGCTGGTAATCGCTTGAAATTTTATGCCAATGGAATTGCTCAAACACTTAGCTCTGACCCTGTTGCCACAACTACTCCCTCAGGGACTGGAAATGCACATTTAGGGAAGCGTTCTGACAATGCCAATAAACCCTCTAATGTGGAACTGGATGAAGTTCGCTTGTGGAATAGCGCTCGCAGCGAACAATTGGTTAGAGAAAATATGCATTTGACCTTAACGGGTTGTGAAACGGGGTTGGTTGCTTATTATCAATTGAATGAAACAACAGGCACAGTGGCAAATGATGTATTGGCAAACAACAATGCTACCTTGATGAATGGAGCAAGCCGAAATAGCTCACCAATTAATGTTGGCAATTCTGCGGCTTCTATAAGTCAAACTATAACGGGCATTGCTACTACAGGAGTACACAACTTTGCCACCGCTCATTTAGAGATTAATTTTACTTCTAAAACAGGAACAGAAGATATTACGGTTACTTATGAAGGTTTTTCTCCGAATACCAATAGGGGAACCAATGGGGTCGCTGTTTATGATAACCCAACTTGGACAGTCAATAGTTCTACGACTACAGGGGCTTATATTGGAGATTTAACCTTTACTTTTCCTACGGGGACTTTTTCAAGTACGAACCCGCTTCAATATCGTTTGTATCATCGAGCCATGCATGCCAGTGACGATTGGAAGGAAATAGCAAATGCTGTGCTGGTGACAGGGAATACGATTACATTTCCCAATATTGAAGTTTGGGGACAGTTTATGGTTGTTCAGCAAAGCATAGATGGCATTAGTCCTGTACGAGGAAATATGTATACATTTGATGGAATTGATGATTATATTGATGTTACAACTACTGCATCAGGTTTGCCACAAGGCAATAGTGCTAGAACAATAGAAGCATGGATTAAGACAACTGTTCCAACAACAGGTAATTATAACAATATCTTGAGTTGGGGGCGTAGAGCGGCTAATTTGAGAAATAGCATTGGAATTCGAAATGGAAGTTTTTCTTTTGTAGGAGAAGGGAATGATTTGGAAGGTACAATTGTAATTAATGATAACCAATGGCATCATGTTGCTTGTGTTTTTGATGGGGTTACCCTGTCTTTGTATGTGGATGGAGTTTTGGATATTGCTACTTCAAAAACCCTAAATACAACCGATCAAAATTTGGTGATTGGCACTATCGCATTGCCCGCTAGTGGAGAATTTTGGTTGGGTAGTTTGGACGAAATACGAATATGGAATGCTGCTCGAACGCAAACAGAAATTCGAGAGAATATGCACCTTACATTAAATGGAGGGGAAGCCAATTTGCTTACTTATTATCAATTTAATAATGACGATCCTGTTGGAACTGTAAATGGGGTGAAGGATGCTTTGGGGAGCAGCAACGGTCGTGCAATAAATATGACTCCTGCTGCTTACGTAGCTTCAGAGATTGCTGTAGCAGGTGGACTTGCACAAACGCTGACGATTCCTGCAACGGGACCATTTTTAGCGAATTATTCAAAAGTAGGCTTAAGTATTAACTTTGGTGCTACAGCAGCTAATGGTGATGTGGTTGTTACTCGCTTAGAAACAGAACAGCCTCATGGTGGATCTTCTATAACAGGACAGGTAGACAATGAATATTTTGTGGTTCGAAATTATGGGGGGAACACAACCTTTACAGTCCTAAATAGCTTATCGTTATTAGACATAGGTTATATTAGTCCTGCCGAGGCAGCACAACCAGAGAGTGCTTCACCTTTAAAATTGTATAAACGTCCCTCCAACGCTTATGGTGCAACTTGGGGAACGGCTCTTGCCAATGCTAATTCTGCCAATAGTGGTCATAATGGAACGCTTGTATTTGACAATTCTGCTGCTATTACAAGCTTTAGCCAACTTGTTTTTGTTAATTCAAATGTAGACTTGCCAGTTGAACTCATTCAATTTGAAGCAGAACGAAAAAATGCAGATGAAGTTATTTTGAATTGGAAAACAGCTTCCGAAACCAATAATCAAGGGTTTCAGGTTGAACGAATGTTAGCCCATGAAACTACTTTTAAAGAAATCGGTTGGGTAAATGGTCAAGGAAACTCTATTCAGACCAATTTCTATCAATTTTTAGATGAAAATAGTACGCTAGAAACCAGCTATTATCGACTCAAACAACTAGATTTTGATGGAACATTTAATTATTCTCAAATAAGAGCGGTTAATGGACAATCTAATGGGAAATACATCGATTGGAAACTATATCCTAATCCCGTAATCAATACGTTGAATGTATCCTTTAAGCAGTTGCCTCAACCAACCAACTCAATTGTTATACAGGTATTATCAACAGATGGGAAGTGTTTGTATCAAAGTCAAGAAGAAGTACAGTCCAATCAAACACTAAAGATTGATGCTGTCAAAAAATTACCTGCTGGAACTTATATGTTTTCAATAACGATGGGAGATGATGAATTGCTATTGCAAAAGTTTATTAAGCAATAG
- a CDS encoding DUF3995 domain-containing protein: MIVFSVLNLIIFMLIALLHIYWALGGTWGIMQAIPQQNPGEPAFKPGPIATLLVAIGLLGFAFVHVLALGIGPLIAPKLVKIALAIIAGIFLLRAIGDYKYVGLFKKVKTGSFAKNDSKYYTPLCLLIVLNALITYSMV, translated from the coding sequence ATGATTGTATTTAGTGTACTGAACCTTATCATTTTTATGCTAATTGCATTACTTCATATTTATTGGGCATTGGGAGGCACTTGGGGAATTATGCAAGCGATTCCTCAACAAAACCCAGGAGAACCTGCTTTTAAGCCAGGTCCTATAGCAACTTTATTGGTAGCGATAGGTTTGCTAGGTTTTGCCTTTGTTCATGTCCTTGCCTTAGGAATAGGACCTTTGATCGCTCCAAAACTTGTAAAAATAGCATTGGCAATTATTGCAGGAATTTTCTTGTTGAGAGCGATAGGGGATTATAAATATGTTGGATTATTCAAAAAGGTAAAGACAGGTAGTTTTGCAAAGAACGACAGCAAATATTATACACCACTTTGTCTACTGATTGTTCTAAATGCACTCATAACCTATAGCATGGTTTGA
- a CDS encoding FAD-dependent monooxygenase: MKVTIVGAGIGGLTLAIALQQKGIEVEIFEATPQFRKVGAGIVLAINAMQIYQRLGLVDPLKKAGNCLKSMAITDMNLKEMASNKLEYFEEKYQLSNVAIHRAALHEVLLSELPNTPLYLNKKLKKLEQVGEKVQLEFEDGTQHETDWVLGADGIHSSVRQAIFPTSKERFAKQICWRGVVEFELKKEDRAKLREAWGYGKRFGIVPIGNNLVYWFACVSYEQHQKELEGLELATIFGEFNPLVAQIIAATPSETMIKAELSDLEQLEKWHKGRVCLVGDAAHATTPNMGQGANQAIESAWVLSECLAKEKERSKAFEQYQKIRQTKANQIIKTSWQIGKVAHISNPFLAGLRNTFMRLTPAFLGDLQLKKLFKLDY; encoded by the coding sequence ATGAAAGTAACAATCGTAGGTGCTGGGATTGGTGGTTTAACACTAGCAATTGCCTTGCAACAAAAAGGAATTGAGGTAGAAATTTTTGAGGCTACACCTCAGTTTAGAAAAGTAGGTGCTGGAATTGTATTGGCGATTAATGCCATGCAAATTTACCAACGTTTGGGCTTGGTTGATCCATTAAAAAAGGCAGGGAACTGTCTCAAAAGTATGGCAATCACCGATATGAATCTAAAGGAAATGGCTAGTAATAAATTGGAATATTTTGAAGAAAAATACCAATTGAGTAACGTTGCTATCCATCGTGCAGCACTGCATGAAGTTTTGTTGTCTGAATTGCCAAATACTCCTTTGTATTTGAATAAAAAATTAAAAAAATTAGAACAGGTAGGAGAGAAGGTACAGTTAGAATTTGAAGATGGAACTCAACATGAAACGGATTGGGTGCTTGGTGCAGATGGTATTCATTCTAGTGTTCGACAAGCTATTTTCCCGACCTCAAAGGAACGATTTGCAAAGCAAATTTGCTGGCGAGGGGTTGTGGAGTTTGAACTGAAAAAAGAGGATCGGGCTAAATTGAGAGAGGCTTGGGGCTATGGAAAGCGATTTGGAATTGTCCCTATTGGCAATAATTTAGTCTATTGGTTTGCTTGTGTTAGTTATGAACAGCATCAAAAGGAATTAGAAGGGCTTGAATTGGCAACAATTTTTGGTGAATTTAACCCATTGGTGGCTCAAATTATTGCCGCAACGCCTTCAGAAACTATGATTAAAGCTGAGCTCAGCGATCTAGAGCAATTGGAGAAATGGCATAAAGGGCGTGTCTGCTTGGTTGGAGATGCAGCACATGCTACCACACCAAATATGGGGCAAGGAGCTAATCAAGCTATAGAAAGTGCTTGGGTACTGAGTGAGTGTCTGGCAAAAGAAAAGGAAAGAAGCAAGGCTTTTGAGCAATACCAAAAAATACGTCAAACGAAGGCCAATCAAATTATTAAAACAAGTTGGCAAATTGGAAAAGTTGCCCATATTTCCAATCCTTTTTTGGCTGGATTACGCAATACTTTTATGCGTCTTACACCAGCATTTTTGGGCGATTTGCAATTAAAAAAATTATTTAAATTAGATTATTAA